The Neodiprion lecontei isolate iyNeoLeco1 chromosome 6, iyNeoLeco1.1, whole genome shotgun sequence sequence actgcgcccaatcgatttctctcgcaaaattacgtcggaatagtgccagaaagacttgattccagcacttttcaaaatcgcgaaaattttcgccaaaaatacaaaggggttaaccttcctttttttttcaccaaaaaatttttcgtctcagatttgatttgtatgaccttttcccgactaattggaccaccaggaactcagaaaacgcagcaaaaagagcgtgggaccaacaggagagaaatgacgaaggaaaaagcacctgctgaaaaatgacgaaaaatcaggttttcgttttttggctgtaactttcgatgcgttgatcgcagcgtattgggactgcgcccaatcgatttctctcgcaaaattacgtcggaatagtgccagaaagacttgattccagcacttttcaaaatcgcgaaaattttcgccaaaaatacaaaggggttaaccttcctttttttttcaccaaaaaatttttcgtctcagaattgattagtatgactctttcccgaccaattggaccccaaggaactcagaaaacgcagcgaaaagagcgtgggatcaacagaagcgaaatgacgaaggaaaaagcacctgctgaaaaatgtcgaaaaatcaggttttcgttttttggctgtaactttcgatgcgttgatcgcagcgtattgggactgcgcccaatcgacttctctcgcaaaattacgtcggaatagtgccagaaagacttgattccagcacttttcaaaatcgcgaaaattttcgccaaaaatacaaaggggttaaccttcctttttttttcaccaaaaaattttacgtctcagatttgatttgtatgaccttttttccgactaattggaccaccaggaactcagaaaatgcagcaaaAAGaccgtgggatcaacagaagcgaaatgacgaaggaaaaagcacctgctgaaaaatgtcgaaaaatcaggttttcgttttttggctgtaactttcgatgcgttgatcgcagcgtattgggactgcgcccaatcgatttctctcgcaaaattacgtcggaatagtgccagaaagacttgattccagcacttttcaaaatcgcgaaaattttcgccaaaaatacaaaggggttaaccttcctttttttttcaccaaaaaatttttcgtctcagaattgatttgtatgaccttttcccgactaattggaccaccaggaactcagaaaacgcagcaaaaagagcgtgggaccaacaggagagaaatgacgaaggaaaaagcacctgctgaaaaatgacgataaatcaggttttcgttttttggctgtaactttcgatgcgttgatcgcagcgtattgggactgcgcccaatcgatttctctcgcaaaattacgtcggaatagtgccagaaagacttgattccagcacttttcaaaatcgcgaaaattttcgccaaaaatacaaaggggttaaccttcctttttttttcaccaaaaaatttttcgtcgcagatttgatttgtatgaccttttcccGACTAactggaccaccaggaactcagaaaacgcagcaaaaagagcgtggcatcaacagcagagagatTACGATGGAAATCCTatgttttctggctgtaacttttcatacaatgATCGCAACGTATTGGGACTAAGcataatcgatttctcacgcaaaattacgtcgaaatactGCATGAAAGAATTCCTTTATGATGCAACATATCATCTTATAGCGGTAGACAAGCATTGCTTTCATGGTTTCATAGATTTGACTAACCTTTATCAATCGAATAGATTCAATGAACTGTATGCATTAAGTGGTTCAGTTCAATTCTTTAGAGAGTATTCAATATTTCTAGAATACCACgaaaaaagaatcaatttattcaattaactAAATTAAAATTCCGACCGGGTATTCAtaagtatattgtatattacgTATCCAATTAAagatttttgcgattttgaaacaaaCATTCCAGTAATCAAAGTATTGACAACGAAATATTGTGTTTTTACGAGACAATCCACTACAAAATGAGTCTACAAATTGATTGTTTTGAAAAGGCAAAAGTATTCTCTGAGTGTACTCCAACGTTCGAAGCAATGATTGTAGCTGCTTGGGACCATTCGTAATAGTTTACTTTGCAGAAGATTAGTTATGTAACGCATTTGGTACCAGGTCAATTTCTTCACATGCAGATAATATAATCTTTACAGGTTGCAGGAGTAAAGGTAAAATGTAAATGtggtaatcattttttatagtcGTGTCGAATCAAACACAATTATTCACAATAGAAATATTAGAGTTAGGTATTCCTATAGTATATGTATCGTTATATTGATATTAGGATTCCAAATTAGTTAATCATATATCATCGCTAAATATAAAGAATTGAGCTTATAAACATCCATAACGTACATATAATACGCCCATGAGAATCGTACTTTTGAATATTCTCACACATGTCCAGAGATGAAACGAGCATACGTAAAGGTCAATTTCACACAGTAGATATTCATAATATTCAGAAATGATGTAGCTCACACCATCCGCTGAACATTCCAAATCAATTAAATTATTGCCAAGGTTTTTCTCGCTTATACATAATCTGAGTGTATTGCTTGTAATTTATTCTACTGCTATTCTAGGTCAATGTATAATTCTGCAATGCGATcaaattatatatgtatagagtAGTGTCCAATAAATGTCGCTTATAAACTCACAAAATCACAATAAAcatgttaataataattaacaataccAACGATGcctatattatacctatatataatacatgtataatcgTGTCTATTATGTGATGACTCATTCGCAAAAATAAACTGCAACAAGACTTGTTGACCCATGCAATAGGTCATAACGCTTTTAATTCATTAACTCATTTTCAGAGTTTGGAGTAGCAATAATGACCTGTCAaacgatttgataaaattatggTTTTGTCGGTTTATACAATAGTCTAATTTATTTGGTATTTTagtcttactttttttcatgATTATCCCGAAAGAAACAATGAATTCTCGaagataaatttattcatgatTTCGAATTCTACAAAATGATGTTGAGAAATAacaaaggaaaaacaaaacaataaaattctcaTAGAGAATGTACAATTATGTacagtattatttatttttgttcattgACTTATTCAGATTGAAACTTAGGTACCGGACAGACTCACAGCATAGTGTTTCAGTAATGTCCCTCAAACAGAAAAGTCAATTCAATAATCTTAGAACAAATTATCCGTGTGTGTTTGTCTGGTACAAAAATAAGATACACACTGAATATCTTAGAAATGATCAAGACGTACGGTGACATAATTAGAAGTATGGCTCGGTAGTTTAACATCCAACCAATTAGCAGTTGATTGGTTTTCTGTGTCAGTAGCTTTCAGTGCCAGCCTATGTGCGGGTGTAGCGTTGTGTGGAATCTTGAGTTCTACTGGGGTTAAAAAATCCAAGCCACGAGGTCCACACTCAACCACCGGACTCAGTAGAGATTCACCTGTGTAGAGTGAATAGACATGAAATGGTAAGTATACCTAAATTTACGGGGCCTTAAATAACTTTTCACTAGTAAAGTATGCATAAAAACATCACAATTTTTGGTATGACGCAATAGAGTAGTAAAACAGAGTTCTATACAAATTCTTTGGATATGGCACAACAGATTCATTAATACTCGGGCAATAGCAGACAATGTGGAATATGTCATTTGATATGTTTGCAGAAATAAATTATGGTGTACGTATTCAGGATTTGGTTGTTAATCAGATTTTGGTTGATGCACAAGTTGCAATTGTGGCAATATTACTTGTCATTCCCGAATTCAAATTCGAATTACATAACTCGAACGTtacattcaaaaaaaaataaaagtcgtattcttatcattttcaaaattcatttaataGAGATATTGGCCGTTTTGAATATATGAAATGAATTCCATCACCAGATATCGGTAATGATAAGCTCACCGTGATGCATGGGTGGTGATACGGGCGAACAATGGCCAGAGGTATTATGCGTTTTGAGTATACGTGGAGCTGTTACAGAGAAGTAGATTTCTTGTTGTATCTGCAGCGGTAAGGCCCCAGGGGGTACCGTGAGTGTAACACCCCCTGGTCCTTCCAAAACACCACCTTTGCTACAGAACACACCCCGTGCCACCCCCAGTCTCCTATGATCAACCATCACCGTCACATTTGTTATTTACATTTGTGTTATTTTAGTCTGAATAGCGTTGAGGGCCTGAACGGAAAGAGAGACTAAATCGGTTTATTCTTTGTGTCAAAGACGtgcttaaaaaaattctcgcaTCGTTCTCTGATATTGTCATGAAGCGCTAACTGTGAAACATGAGGTATTTGATCAAATGGTCGAATAGATTGGTTTTCTGTTTCAGTGATTCAACAAAGTAGGCTTTCAGCATATTGCATCACAAATGCAGCACTTGCTTCTAccgtattgaaattttatattcaataatGTAAAGTAATCCAAAGAAAATTAATGAGTGAAGTATGATTTTATACATTTCTATATTCTTTAAATACCATAGATCAATGTATGTCATGTCAAAAGGATGATTAATCCCAGAAGAAGCTGCAcatcaaaaatttattgtttcgATTTCTTACTTTGTGCAGTAAATTActgaataattaatatacaCTTAAATATCATTTTAAGAACTATCCCATAGAATTTCATCGAcattgaaaacttgaaaaacattttccttatttatctttaaattctttttctcgaGTTATTCCCCTTCGCCATCCAGACCCTCGGTTTTATTCTGAACTTCAGTGTCGTTAATGGTATCCTAATGAATGCAGAGTTTTAACCAGCTTTGTTAACATCCCTTTGCATAAGTATTAGCAGAATTTCGGCAAATTAATTAGTATGAAATAATAGGATCCATTCGCATTTTACCTGATAGTCTCAATCGTCCATTTTCGTATCAGTTATATAAAATGCATGAGGGATGTGGAATATTTGTTAGAAAAAGTATGTGTTTGGTGTTCGAGACGGGATACGACACGATGGCTCATACCTTACATTGTGATGATGCAACGGTTTTCTGTATAGTTCAAAAGCACTGCCTCTCTGTTCTCTGCTTCCCGCCAGATCGAGTCCGTTGGGCTCCCTGTTGTTGTGACTCAAGTTCCCATTTCCCGTATTTCCCGTAACACCTCCATGACTATTGCTGTGACTGTGTCCATTATGATTGATATTGTTGCGATTTTGTGCATGGCCAACGTTAATTTGTCCGGCACTGTTGCTGTGGGAATGCGTCATGGGGGAGCTGGAGTGAGGGTGCGTGTGACTAAGGCTGTGACTGTGGTTCAGCGGTGACGTATGACTGTGACTGTGACTGTGATTTGAGTTCATGTTGTAACCCTCGTTATTACGATTAGGTGGAGGAATGTTGTAGTAGTACTGGCCGCTGTTACGCTGAATGTTACTGCCATTTTCAGCCTAAAATTGGttgtattattgttattttcataataGCGTCTGCCAAGGATCGACCGCTGTTTACATGTATTTACCAACTATTTAAATTGTTTGGACCCGGAGTTTGCCATATCCAAATTCAATTGATCATAtcgaaaggaaaataaaaggaacTTCGATATTTGTAGCGATCACGAGAAGTGTATTATGATatcatatgaataaaaatgtagaCAAATTGATATCTCTCAGTTAAATATCGATAACTTACCCCATTGTGTATGTGTGATGTGGCGATGGAATAACTTTTGGCATGCTGATACAAACTACTGCTGTTCGTCTCATCTTGAGGTAAAGGCTGCTGTGGAGGCCTGTAATTCTTGGGTTTTGGAGGTGGTATTGGCTTGTAAGAACCAGTCGGCTTTCCTTGAGGGGGTGGAACAGCGGGTTTATAATCTCCCGTCCGGCTACATATACGGGAAAAGCAAAGATCTAGCTTACTAGGATATGGGagcaaaaaaacaatttaaaaaatgggcAATGAAAATACGTGGCAGATATAATACATGGACGTGAAATCAAACTAAGGTATCTCTTTTGGAAATATATATTCCACAAGTTCTCCTTATCGATCGAGGCTTTCGAACGACCCTGCAGAAACAgttgaaatttaaatcaatCGATCTAGACAATCTTAAAATCAAAGCAGTCACTTGTACTCATTAGAAGTATGAAAAGACAATTTCAAGGTAGTCTGGTAGAGAAATAAATCCGCGCACCTGTATTTGGCATAATCTGTACGTATTTGATTTTCTTGAGCTGGAATAGGCTGTGCTGTAGACCTTGTGAATCTGTAAGGATCGTGAGCCCGTGGTGAAACAGGAACACCACCGCTCTTCAAATCATCTGGAACATTAGGTCCTAGTCGACCGGTCGATGTATTGAGATTGGTGGCTGTATACGTTGCATTTCcgtttgtattattatacgaatCGTAAGAAGACATACTATCGTAGCTTccctgaaaattgaaaacacagTAAGATTCCTGAATCCAATTATGAAAGTCTTTTTAAACAAACAGAACCAACTTCCAAAGCACGTAATATCAAGAAACTAAGAAAATAACTGGCTCTTACTGCTGTTGGCTGTGCTCTTTCTAATGATGATGTGGCATTAGCTCTATGGGGGGTAgcattaatataatttcccATATCCAGGACGGAATCAGTCTTGTTAGCAAGTCTCTCCTGGGCAGTTCGCCCAGCAGTCCCACGGTGTGTTTGATTTGGTGGTTTTGCATTGCGATCTACTCTAGGTGGTAAATCAGGTGGTCCTTGGTGTGGCGATCTTTGTTGAGGCGGCCCCCCAGGATATTGAGGTGGACCAGACTGATCGTTGGTTTGACCAGGTATTGAAAAACCATATTTGCTATCACCTACACCCCCCTGCGACCTCCGCTTATGCTGTTCAAAGGCCTATagatatggaaaaaattgcaacATTTGAACCAGATATAAGTAATGAACGTTCGATGGTATAAAAATCATGGAACTGCATGTGCGacgtaatttgaaaatgattaccTGGTAATTGGTGGTATACGGCGGTGGTGCACTAGTGTCGTCTTGAGTAGCGATGCTTGGATCGGAGCTACTCTTCAACCTAGTTGGCGGCCCCAAAGCACCAGGAAGGGGAGGAGCAGGGCTCAGCTCCAGGTCACTCTCCGGGGAGGAAGCGTAGGAGAGGCGAGAAGTCATCGGGAACAGGAAGTCATCCGAAAGGGCCTCTTCCGGCTACGCTCACAGAACACACGTGTCGCAACGTTACAAAACAGTGGGGATAAGACAAGTACAACAAAATTGTGAATTGGATTGAATACGGCAGTGCAATTAATACGATACACATTAAAAGCTTACACGTGGTTATTAACAAAGTGTAATTATACTTTAATATGGCATTctgttttttaaatatgttACCCGAAATTTCCATTCAATGTTCTCATTTACAACATTGATCAccttatcattttttgtttcggtAACGAAATAAAACCTACGATTTACAAAATTACCGATTTTAGAATTAGGGTGAAGTATCCTCACGCATTGTatcaaagaattttcaaactatatattttcaactaataatttaattttaatcaatacTGGTTTAGAATATTCAAGAACACTCAATTCAACAATGCATGAAGAAAAGGAGTAAAATATAGAGAAAGCTTTCACACGATACGTGTGTACAATTTGTTGCCAATTTGAACGAACAGATAAAAAGAATTCTACTTACGACCCgacaattgatttattgtgTACCATAAATAACTAACAatatagatttaaaaaaatcaactaaACAAATTATGAGTAAGTTATCAGATCTATGAACAAACTGCAGTTGTagtacaaataataaaaattcacacgTCAATCAAGTACACAAATTGGATATTTGGAATCGAATACGAGTCGACAGTCACAAATTAAACGTTTTCATGCACcaattaataattatcataTCACATACTACAAACAATACAAAACATTGAATATACACAAATTACAGGACAGGATCTGTTTAAACAAGGAGGGATCTATACGTAGCCGAAAAATTGCTCGTGAATGACATTTGCGGAACTGTGTAAAGGTGGAGGAGGTAGTAAGGGTGGAGATAGGCGATTTGAACTTGGAGGACGTGGCGGCAATGGCAACACATTgatgctattattattatgctcGTAATATGCCCCAACGTCACGAAATGGTGGAGGAGTTGGCGGACGATAGGGATGGTAAGGTGGAAGATACAGGTCCGACACCATCTCTATTGGCTACAACCAACAccataaattttctaaaatcaattattattacacaaaATAATCCTTATGGCATTTTTACGAATATTTGTGGATAACAGATAATCGTCAGGGCAAAGTAACGCTGCTGTAACAGCCCAAAAGCAGCAAACAATAATTTCAAGAGCAAACAAATTTTGCATTTCAAGTTGATAATAGATGCGAAGGTATAAATTACAAGTTACTTATactattcaaaattttacttccGTTAGAATTGTGTTTAAATTTGAAAGCAATgtatattgaagaaaaagtgtaCTGTCTCGGCAGCTATCAGAAATTGTAATTAGATAGCAATATTTTTCGCCTCTACCATacgattttctgttttctcAGAGTTCTGTTTTCCCAGACAAAGAGTATAAGTATACAATTAATCAAGGTCCCAGATTACATGTTCATGCATATATTGAATCAAGgtaatttctgttttttctttttattttgcattATCATGTAGTGCAGTCTTAAATGCAACCTTGAGAAAAACAACtggtcgataaaaaaaaatgaattattcacatttcttgttgaaataattcaataccCTGCATTTCAAATGCCATATTacacaaaaattatatcaGAACAATACAATAGATTAGCCATATTAGAGCGAAAAACCTCACCTTGGTTTGGCTCATCCATAAAGGACCTTGTTGCTGTCTGTCTATCAATTCTCTGAGTTTTCTGTACCATGCTTCTGGTGTGGTCAGAGTAACAACTGCACTGAATACATGACCCCAgattttatccaatttttgACACTGTTCAAGTAGCTTTTTGCTGCTCTTGTGTGCCGACCTGAATGAAGAGAGACATTAAATAAGCCCGGTACAAAAATTGCAGGTGGTTGCTAAACAAGTTTATTGTTAGTTGAAAACTCACTTTGGTATCCCAGCACGCATTTCTTTGATAGTCTGTTTGTTTTCcgctttgagaaaaattacgatAGGATAAAATTGAGCATAATTCAAACGGTCGACAGCATTTGGTGTTATATCTAACAGCGCGTGTTTTCCTCTGTCCATTACTTCTCTTATGGCACTTAATCGAATGATTCCTGAAGATTTGGTACTCTTTCCGCTGCTTTCGTCCATCTGACTTTCCATTTCTATGATTGAAATCGATGTTTGGAAAGTAATTATACATGAAGTTATCGCTACTAtacttaaattttcaataaaaaatataccgcCACTCATAACACAGGAAACTTACGAGGAGACGTGAATTTATCAGGGAAATCTTTGAGTAGCTTTTCCCTAGCGAGATCAGCTACCGGTCCAAAGAGAACCACAGGTCTAATAAATCCTGGGTGTCGCAACACAACTCGTTCATAAGCCGGAAACTTGCTTACGCTGTCTGAGAAAACAACGTCGTCCCAATGATCCTGTGAGCAAGTAACacataataaaatttcaattcagatTTTGCAGGtgaaaaaagagtaaaaagaTTGACCACACACCCTGCCAAGTGATTTAGATCTCCTATGACTACCACGTCGTCTTCTGAAGAAGCTGCCTCTGCTTTCGCTGGCGCTGAGCTCTTTCTTAGTAGCGTTAAATTGAGCTGTAGCCAATTCCTCGGCACGTGCCTTGTTCGGTATTATTCCTTTTTGAACTTCTTGGTTGTTTCGTCCGATTCGGAAAACTTGCCACGAGCCTACGACACCGTTATGTAACGTGTCAACGACATGAAATACGTCGCCAGAGCGAAAACTCATCTCTCCTTTCTCAGGCTGTTCATAATGGAAGTGAGTCCTATAAAAAACCAGTAAATTAAATGTATACTCAGATAACTTTAACAGATTATCACAACGCGCAAATATCAACACCCATTCTTACTTAATGTGAAAAGAGTCGCCTCTTCCAGATGCCACAATTTGGTCATACTCCTGACGCCTGTGTTGCACTATGAGATCGATTTGTTCTTGAAGGCTTAGTAAAAAGAGTACCGCTTCTTCTCTGGTCACTCCCTTCATGTCCATATCATTCACCTTAAAGATTAAGAtgcaaataaattaatgaattttacagattatggttgtaaaatattccaatcattcttcataaaaatattcttacaattttttgaataatactATGCATATTTTATAGCTGTACCTTGAGTATTTTGTCACCAGGCTGTAGACCCTGCAAAGACGCCGGGCTGCCCGGTTGAACCGCAGTTACGAAAACCCCGGTCTCATTTCCACCTGTCAAACGAACCCCGACCGATCCTTCCTTTTGGAACGTTATGAACCTAGGATCCGGCCTGTGCATTGaaagttatgaaattttttgtagcTATATATTGCAACTACAATTACTAACTGCAAATACATTTTCTCAATCAAACACTCGAGGTTCATACATAACAAGCATGTGAAGAAATCAAGAATTGCATGCCGGCTTGAACTACACTTTCGGGGGTTTGTATTTGCATAAGTGATACCGAAATGCAAttcagttgaaaatattttcaaaaggaTGCGTCTGCACCTCTTCGCAGTGCGGTTTTAATTCAATAATACATTCCGGCAACTTACATGGGTTGTTTTGTTCGTTGAATGAGAGGATCCTCGTCGTAGAGTTGCCTCCTTGAACTGTAATAATCTGCAAGTCGAAAAGGTAAAGTTAAACCAAGACAAATCATATAAATAGAACTAGCACCCACGAATTACATTCAATATACTCTCCACAGCAGTCTTAAATGCCTCACCTTCTGGCCGGGGTGGCGGTGGTCTGGGAGGATCTACCGTCGGAGTAGCGGGTAGATCGAGCTGGCTGAGTGATACGTCTAAAAGAGGTCCCCTCGATCTTCCCCTGGGTGCGAGATTACTTTTGTCTTCCATAGGCTGCCTTGTGGGTGGCGGTACGTAGAGATTTTGACTACTGTAGCTAGCAGCGGAGAGATACTCGCCCGATTCGCCTTTGCTGGGCTGATGGGAGTGCGTGGGAACCGGGGTTTCTCTCGTAACGACGATCGACAGTCGGTCCTTGCATTGGTCCATCAGCTTCCGAGCCTCCTTCAGACTCATATTGTCCGCAGCCACACCGCTGATTCTGGTCAAAACATCCCCGGGTCGGACTCCGGTACCTTCGCGCGTTACTTCTCTTACGTAAAGACGACATCCTAGGATGATTCCAAAGTCTGTGGGACAAGTGAAAATGGAAGTTGAGCTCCAAGAGAGGAGGATTATGATCTCTTCACTCGAGGGCGGCATTACCTACCGTCTTTCTTGTTGTTCCTCGTCAAAGTTAATCTATGACTCTGTGGTACAGATGTGCCCGGAGATCCAGGAACGTTCGCAGAAGCTCGGCGTTTCACTACCAAGAGGACCGTTGATCCAGAGTCTCGAAGAACGCGAACAGCGGCTCCGTAGTCGGCACCCTCCAGGGAAACGCCATTGGCGGATATGATGCGGTCGTTCACTCTGAGGAGAAGTTGTAACGTAACATGATCAACCGATGATTACGGATATTATAAGAGTAGTTTCAGATCTACGACAAGCTTTGGATGAGAAGGTATCTTCTtaaaaacgatttttcccTGATAAAACTCTTTCATCGCGTTGGGGGAGAAGACGCAAGTATGTACGAAGGAACGAAGGAACGAAGGAGTGATTTATCGCTCGTAGAACTCCAGAGAACGTATCTACGGCTAACGTAAGTTAGAGTCTCGGTGCATCGTAAGTCTCGTCGTCGTCCGCGAGACCGAGGAACGCGAAGGTTAAGGTGAAGAGGCGGAATGGAGATCACGGCAAGAAGTGAAATCCCATTAAATTCAGCTGATAACTGGTCATATTCTCGGGGTGGTTTTAGAGTTTGCTCCGCGAAAGATCTCCCTGCAGGTTGAGGCCTTGGGCGAGGTTTATAGAAGAGCAATAACTTGGAATCAGTGGTTGAGAGAGGCGTATTTAACGGTGTACTTTACGGGGAGAATAccattttcgtaatttcagcTCGTTCACGGACAGTCGAGCCGTTAAACCGATAAGAAAATTCATGAAGTAGGTACCATCACGATGAATAAACTTACTGAAGCTTTCCTTCGGCGGGTCCGGCCTTTAGTACATCAGATATTGCGATCGCGGGATCTCCGTTCGTGAAATGAGGATTGTCCCGACCCCCGGAGACGGCGATACCGAATCCGTAACCGGGGACTCTGGTCACGGTAACATGATGAACTTCCCATCCTCTGTCTCCGACCTGGAACATAAAATCGAACCGTTAATATCACTCGATCCTAATTTGGCCACGGAGTGttacatgagaaaaaaaaatgtttacaaaaCTGACGCAATGTTATCTCATAAATCCGCTTATCCGGCCGGCCAATACTTTCCATCTATCGCTGATTATAGTTGTATCGGTTAGCCAGCGCACGTAATGATCGCGAATCACCGTCCAAATTGGTGTTTTTATTATATCCGCTTATATTGAATTCCGCCCATACATATTTGCACGTCTGTTAAATCGGTAAAAACAGTGTGAAATAAAATGGTTCCTTAAAACTTGTaagtttatttctttattttattacactaCGATCGATGAGTTGAATCATTTATGATGAGAAAATTTGGTATTTTTAGCTATGACGTTAAGGAGACAAATGTATCAAAACTGTTTTTTCCCCCGCAGACGTCCCGTGTAGAATTTATTACACTagcatacatatatgtgtacgtaCCTGGCGGTCTAAAGTACATCGGAAT is a genomic window containing:
- the LOC107225225 gene encoding tight junction protein ZO-1 isoform X8, whose translation is MRIDYNEVAQKEYLVGDRGWEVHHVTVTRVPGYGFGIAVSGGRDNPHFTNGDPAIAISDVLKAGPAEGKLQVNDRIISANGVSLEGADYGAAVRVLRDSGSTVLLVVKRRASANVPGSPGTSVPQSHRLTLTRNNKKDDFGIILGCRLYVREVTREGTGVRPGDVLTRISGVAADNMSLKEARKLMDQCKDRLSIVVTRETPVPTHSHQPSKGESGEYLSAASYSSQNLYVPPPTRQPMEDKSNLAPRGRSRGPLLDVSLSQLDLPATPTVDPPRPPPPRPEDYYSSRRQLYDEDPLIQRTKQPMPDPRFITFQKEGSVGVRLTGGNETGVFVTAVQPGSPASLQGLQPGDKILKVNDMDMKGVTREEAVLFLLSLQEQIDLIVQHRRQEYDQIVASGRGDSFHIKTHFHYEQPEKGEMSFRSGDVFHVVDTLHNGVVGSWQVFRIGRNNQEVQKGIIPNKARAEELATAQFNATKKELSASESRGSFFRRRRGSHRRSKSLGRDHWDDVVFSDSVSKFPAYERVVLRHPGFIRPVVLFGPVADLAREKLLKDFPDKFTSPQMESQMDESSGKSTKSSGIIRLSAIREVMDRGKHALLDITPNAVDRLNYAQFYPIVIFLKAENKQTIKEMRAGIPKSAHKSSKKLLEQCQKLDKIWGHVFSAVVTLTTPEAWYRKLRELIDRQQQGPLWMSQTKPEEALSDDFLFPMTSRLSYASSPESDLELSPAPPLPGALGPPTRLKSSSDPSIATQDDTSAPPPYTTNYQAFEQHKRRSQGGVGDSKYGFSIPGQTNDQSGPPQYPGGPPQQRSPHQGPPDLPPRVDRNAKPPNQTHRGTAGRTAQERLANKTDSVLDMGNYINATPHRANATSSLERAQPTAGSYDSMSSYDSYNNTNGNATYTATNLNTSTGRLGPNVPDDLKSGGVPVSPRAHDPYRFTRSTAQPIPAQENQIRTDYAKYSRTGDYKPAVPPPQGKPTGSYKPIPPPKPKNYRPPQQPLPQDETNSSSLYQHAKSYSIATSHIHNGAENGSNIQRNSGQYYYNIPPPNRNNEGYNMNSNHSHSHSHTSPLNHSHSLSHTHPHSSSPMTHSHSNSAGQINVGHAQNRNNINHNGHSHSNSHGGVTGNTGNGNLSHNNREPNGLDLAGSREQRGSAFELYRKPLHHHNVRRLGVARGVFCSKGGVLEGPGGVTLTVPPGALPLQIQQEIYFSVTAPRILKTHNTSGHCSPVSPPMHHGESLLSPVVECGPRGLDFLTPVELKIPHNATPAHRLALKATDTENQSTANWLDVKLPSHTSNYVTVRLDHF
- the LOC107225225 gene encoding tight junction protein ZO-1 isoform X2, with the translated sequence MYTNDTQRCFYAGYNTLPLPAQLGYFVPLNALYCLGPPGPRGPPSTSQSPQSSPHTLCAEVESRRCSSVVGFSEPHRGHSVSPAPSSSPPPPPPPNQRASYAHPNVISAASDPILEVLDEPVDEPVGDRGWEVHHVTVTRVPGYGFGIAVSGGRDNPHFTNGDPAIAISDVLKAGPAEGKLQVNDRIISANGVSLEGADYGAAVRVLRDSGSTVLLVVKRRASANVPGSPGTSVPQSHRLTLTRNNKKDDFGIILGCRLYVREVTREGTGVRPGDVLTRISGVAADNMSLKEARKLMDQCKDRLSIVVTRETPVPTHSHQPSKGESGEYLSAASYSSQNLYVPPPTRQPMEDKSNLAPRGRSRGPLLDVSLSQLDLPATPTVDPPRPPPPRPEDYYSSRRQLYDEDPLIQRTKQPMPDPRFITFQKEGSVGVRLTGGNETGVFVTAVQPGSPASLQGLQPGDKILKVNDMDMKGVTREEAVLFLLSLQEQIDLIVQHRRQEYDQIVASGRGDSFHIKTHFHYEQPEKGEMSFRSGDVFHVVDTLHNGVVGSWQVFRIGRNNQEVQKGIIPNKARAEELATAQFNATKKELSASESRGSFFRRRRGSHRRSKSLGRDHWDDVVFSDSVSKFPAYERVVLRHPGFIRPVVLFGPVADLAREKLLKDFPDKFTSPQMESQMDESSGKSTKSSGIIRLSAIREVMDRGKHALLDITPNAVDRLNYAQFYPIVIFLKAENKQTIKEMRAGIPKSAHKSSKKLLEQCQKLDKIWGHVFSAVVTLTTPEAWYRKLRELIDRQQQGPLWMSQTKPEEALSDDFLFPMTSRLSYASSPESDLELSPAPPLPGALGPPTRLKSSSDPSIATQDDTSAPPPYTTNYQAFEQHKRRSQGGVGDSKYGFSIPGQTNDQSGPPQYPGGPPQQRSPHQGPPDLPPRVDRNAKPPNQTHRGTAGRTAQERLANKTDSVLDMGNYINATPHRANATSSLERAQPTAGSYDSMSSYDSYNNTNGNATYTATNLNTSTGRLGPNVPDDLKSGGVPVSPRAHDPYRFTRSTAQPIPAQENQIRTDYAKYSRTGDYKPAVPPPQGKPTGSYKPIPPPKPKNYRPPQQPLPQDETNSSSLYQHAKSYSIATSHIHNGAENGSNIQRNSGQYYYNIPPPNRNNEGYNMNSNHSHSHSHTSPLNHSHSLSHTHPHSSSPMTHSHSNSAGQINVGHAQNRNNINHNGHSHSNSHGGVTGNTGNGNLSHNNREPNGLDLAGSREQRGSAFELYRKPLHHHNVRRLGVARGVFCSKGGVLEGPGGVTLTVPPGALPLQIQQEIYFSVTAPRILKTHNTSGHCSPVSPPMHHGESLLSPVVECGPRGLDFLTPVELKIPHNATPAHRLALKATDTENQSTANWLDVKLPSHTSNYVTVRLDHF